Below is a window of Patescibacteria group bacterium DNA.
ACCGCCCCCAGGGCAATGATAATTAGTCGACTGATGTAAAAAAGGAGCAAAACAACGGTGGTGATAATGAAAAGAACGCCGAAAACCAGGGTGATTACCAAGACGCTTTCTAGGGTCATTACCGGTGGGTTAAAGGCGTTTTCAATCCAGGCCTGGTTCAAGCCGCCGGTGGCATTGAGAACGGCCGAGACCAGGGCGTTGTTGCAGCGCAGCACCCAGTCCACCATGAAGATGGAGACATTGGCCAAGAGGAAAGCTAGAAGAATTCGAGGGAGCAGTTTTTTCAGTTCCACCTCTTCAAAACCGAAAGTGGTGGCGCTCATGAGCTGAAAGCCGAGCAGGATAATTACCAGGACAAAGAGCGAATCGGTGATCCCCAAAATTATCAGCCAAAAGTTAAAAATGGAATGATTGGTCGCCACTAAAGGAGTGGTGGTTAAAAAAGAAATGACGCTGTCGGTCAAGGGCTTGGTGGCGCTCTGGATGATATTCTTCAAAAAGCCGGCAATCGCCTCGGTCAAAACCTGGGTCAGGCCGTCTTCGGGCTCGACCGTTTCCAGAGGCGCCAGTTCGATTTGACTGGTCTCGGTGCCCGGTGAAGGCGTGGTGAAGGAAGTCGTCAGGATTGAAGAAAAAGTACTGGCCGAGAGAATTAAAACCAAACCAATGAGGGCATTCCTAATGGTTATTTTAGCGTCTTCTAAGGCTTCCGGATTGCCGCTGGAGGTGAGATACAGATAAGCGCCGCGGATTAAGAAAAAAAGGACAAAAACCGAAGCCAGGATGGAAAGGTTGGCGATCAGGTCGCTGGTAAAAGACTGGATTTCAGGATACTGGTCAAGAGCCAAGGCCAAAGGAGGATTGAGAAGGAAGATTAAGGCAGTCAATAAAACTGCTAGGACAACCATTGTTTTTAACTGTTAATTTATTGACCAAAGGCGCTTTGCGCCGTCTGGGTGACAATATTAACCAGAACATAAGCTCCCAAGGTAACGGCCAAGCCGATCGCCGAATAAAAAATCGTCTTTTTTGATTTTTCCAAATTCTCAGGGTTACCGGTGCTGGTAATGTAACCGACCCCGCCCCAGACAAAGAAAAGAGCGGCCAGGATCCCGGCCAGAGTGACCAAGATTTCGATAATGTTGGTCATGAAATTTTGGACTTTGGAAACGTCGTCAGCTTGGGCCTGAACTTGGGAAGCAAAAATTAAAGCAGTTAAAACGAAAGATTGCAGCGTCAACAAGATTCTCATCACTCA
It encodes the following:
- a CDS encoding pilin — translated: MRILLTLQSFVLTALIFASQVQAQADDVSKVQNFMTNIIEILVTLAGILAALFFVWGGVGYITSTGNPENLEKSKKTIFYSAIGLAVTLGAYVLVNIVTQTAQSAFGQ